In Choristoneura fumiferana chromosome 21, NRCan_CFum_1, whole genome shotgun sequence, a single genomic region encodes these proteins:
- the LOC141439731 gene encoding queuosine-tRNA galactosyltransferase-like, with protein MIKVSIIIPVYNGEKWIDNCFKSIAGQSIFKSEAKLEIVVFDDGSNDRSKQMLKKWTAYFKETGIEFVLTGSSKSRGVGAAKNGAISVSKGQFLCFQDIDDMMHPHRIELQLQAAEQNHNAIIGSQISRIPFNSTPRFVRWANNLNQKQLKLQIYTANGPTLLMPTWFCHRSVYEKVGGFDETGKGTPEDLIFFYSHLDLGGDLHRVNEELLIYTYHEGAATFSVGREKIWQIQIERLQSKILPFWKRFIVWNAGKAGRKLVRSLNQDNLNKLEAFCDVDENKINTNVELYCPLKRKVLKSVPVIHFSEAKPPLIVCVKLDMTNGQFEQNLKSMNLIEGIDYFLFC; from the coding sequence ATGATCAAAGTGTCCATTATTATTCCGGTGTATAATGGTGAAAAATGGATAGATAACTGTTTCAAATCAATAGCCGGACAATCTATATTTAAATCCGAAGCAAAACTAGAGATTGTTGTGTTTGACGATGGAAGTAACGACAGATCAAAACAAATGCTTAAAAAATGGACAGCTTATTTTAAAGAAACTGGCATCGAGTTTGTTTTAACTGGGTCCTCTAAATCAAGAGGTGTTGGTGCGGCCAAAAATGGTGCGATTTCAGTCAGTAAAGGGCAATTTCTGTGCTTTCAAGATATTGATGATATGATGCACCCTCATCGGATAGAGCTACAATTGCAAGCAGCAGAACAAAATCACAATGCTATTATAGGCAGTCAAATATCTCGAATACCTTTTAACTCTACACCTCGCTTTGTGCGCTGGGCTAATAATCTCAATCAAAAACAacttaaattgcaaatttaCACTGCAAACGGACCAACTTTGCTAATGCCAACTTGGTTTTGTCATAGATCTGTATACGAAAAAGTAGGTGGCTTTGATGAAACTGGCAAAGGAACACCGGAAGATCTGATATTCTTTTATTCTCATCTGGATCTAGGAGGAGACTTACATAGAGTTAATGAAGAATTACTTATTTACACATATCATGAAGGTGCAGCTACATTTTCTGTTGGCAGAGAAAAAATCTGGCAAATTCAAATAGAAAGATtgcaaagtaaaattttgcCTTTTTGGAAAAGATTCATAGTTTGGAATGCAGGTAAAGCTGGCAGAAAATTAGTTCGATCTCTGAACCAAGACAATTTGAATAAACTTGAAGCGTTTTGTGATGTTGATGAGAACAAAATTAATACCAATGTTGAACTATACTGTCCTCTAAAAAGAAAAGTCCTCAAAAGTGTACCTGTCATTCATTTCTCTGAGGCCAAGCCTCCTTTAATTGTTTGTGTTAAATTGGATATGACCAATGGTCAATTTGAGCAGAATCTCAAGTCAATGAATCTTATAGAAggaatagattattttttattttgctag
- the LOC141439735 gene encoding dnaJ homolog subfamily C member 7 homolog has translation MEETKKGAQGTSIEDLKNKGNECVKDGKFIEAVLHYTQAIKMDPNNYVLYSNRSFAFLKLDQHYLSLQDANETVRLQPQWAKGYFRRAEVEAAGGLYDEAIISYTRALQLDPQNTKLMESIKNISVTQKKKLKDSQNIIWVCSCVGLIFGILVVILDYSLTKTPTLSNPFSMVAFSIALSGIGWMAGKAATMMGNDAGKSLQPPDDLANEEKEKEKEAATEKKKYSKAQARHRYKQGKL, from the exons ATGGAAGAAACCAAAAAAGGTGCCCAAGGCACCAGTATTGAAGACCTTAAAAACAAGGGGAATGAATGCGTTAAAGATGGGAAATTTATTGAAGCTGTATTGCATTACACCCAGGCAATCAAAATGGATCCAAACAACTATGTCCTGTACAGCAACAGGTCTTTTGCATTTCTGAAACTTGACCAGCATTACTTGTCACTTCAAGATGCAAATGAGACTGTTAGGTTACAACCACAATGGGCCAAA GGTTACTTTCGTAGAGCTGAGGTTGAGGCCGCTGGTGGATTGTATGACGAGGCAATCATATCATACACAAGAGCTCTGCAATTGGATCCCCAAAACACAAAGTTAATGGagtctattaaaaatataagcgTTACTCAAAAAAAGAAACTTAAAG acagTCAAAATATCATATGGGTTTGCTCATGTGTGGGCCTTATCTTCGGTATTCTTGTTGTTATACTAGACTATAGCTTGACCAAGACTCCAACATTATCA AATCCATTTAGTATGGTAGCCTTTTCAATTGCATTATCTGGTATCGGATGGATGGCTGGCAAAGCTGCAACGATGATGGGTAATGATGCAGGGAAATCATTGCAACCTCCTGATGATTTGG CTAATGAAGAAAAGGAAAAGGAAAAAGAGGCTGCTacagaaaaaaagaaatatagtAAAGCACAGGCACGACACAGATACAAGCAGGGCAAACTTTAG
- the IntS3 gene encoding integrator complex subunit 3, whose protein sequence is MDQSKSSSPKLFMCTAIENKDEIEERYERAYNYFQSLVADCSEKETHDALNNAACKNHEEVSLGMLMSILTEPHNATKCYRDLTLITRDGLTCVLNNLSNLILERYLKFQDTTRNQLLWLVKEMIRNSVTGIDSVCWNLMRYASGGDITPKNIYLVESLLEIYIENRAWLDKFPVLICMVVYTYLRIIEDHNIPQLMALRQKEVNFVISLIRERFADIQSLGRDMIRLLQNVARIPEFGQLWQDILTNPKSLCPTFTNVLQILQTRTSRRYLQSRLTPDMERKLVFLTSQVRFGHHKRYQEWFQRQYLATPESQSLRSDMIRFIVGVIHPTNELLCSDIIPRWAVIGWLLTTCTSNVAASNAKLALFYDWLFYDPEKDNIMNIEPAILVMHHSMRSHPAVTATLLDFLCRIIPHFYPPFADKVKQGIFSSLQQIIEKRVLPNLQPLFDSPKLDRELRTTVRETFKEFCSNGNGEGASGARDDGSEELPREPDEPAFSDDEEDAPPIIAEDTDDDDLPLSEVRARERPELAAALPLNLRPLAETLLDDRSAAAATALLNACSTSMPTATALADLFTAAVQEAPALRITANPTPAELDNAVNSPIFSMFNFLKTSGEGAEAKRKLILETFKEIRTQNTFHGVGYCLLFYLKVCFERDRRAEHDAGKRRNVKFKSELYRDYCSYLEVKIGDNLADDLEKCQECDANVLVWLIPDVYREFKDQAQNHIKLLHVIVSTVDAGQLQRLVCLTLQNNLMMFKSDDITTMLSTSLGWETFEQYCLWQLLTAHDISLEDVLPIIPKLSYKDHAEALTSVLLMLKQGKPSADVLRQLFCRSVQQEDTFVVSTLLYWCQDYEDKVGDLVSVLLSTRYPGTSPNKRKRPGKHSIPPNAPPSAELVLGHLEQMRVNCVEQDDMSIFNMECMQKSLQLSQSNSSDSLRRQYSELFLLAWEDELPISRRARKLITNSLPLGANLHSSNDDSEEEEIVKPKQAKRRKKAISDSD, encoded by the exons atggaTCAGTCTAAATCTAGTTCACCTAAACTTTTTATGTGCACCGCAATAGAAAACAAGGATGAAATTGAAGAG AGATACGAAAGAGCCTACAACTACTTCCAATCCCTTGTTGCCGACTGCAGCGAAAAGGAAACTCATGATGCACTCAACAATGCTGCGTGTAAGAATCATGAGGAGGTGTCTCTGGGGATGCTGATGTCCATCTTGACAGAGCCGCACAATGCGACCAAGTGCTACCGGGACCTCACACTGATCACGCGGGACGGACTCACGTGCGTGCTCAACAACTTGTCCAATTTGATATTGGAAAGGTATTTAAAGTTTCAAGATACAACACGTAACCAGCTATTATGGCTAGTTAAAGAAATGATAAGAAATTCTGTCACTGGAATCGACAGTGTTTGCTGGAATTTAATGCGCTATGCATCTGGTGGTGACATAACTCCTAAGAACATTTACTTAGTAGAATCTCTATTGGAAATATACATTGAGAACCGAGCATGGCTTGACAAATTTCCTGTACTTATATGTATGGTAGTATACACATACTTAAGAATAATTGAGGATCATAATATACCTCAACTGATGGCCTTGCGGCAAAAAGAAGTGAACTTTGTTATTTCCTTAATAAGAGAAAGATTTGCTGACATTCAATCTTTGGGACGAGATATGATTAGGTTGTTACAAAATGTAGCTCGCATTCCAGAATTTGGTCAGCTTTGGCAAGATATACTAACAAATCCAAAGTCATTATGTCCTACATTCACTAACGTTTTACAAATTTTACAAACCCGAACATCCAGAAGATATTTGCAATCACGGCTCACTCCTGACATGGAAAGAAAGTTAGTTTTTCTCACATCTCAAGTCAGATTTGGCCATCATAAAAGGTATCAAGAATGGTTTCAACGTCAATATCTGGCTACCCCAGAGTCACAGTCGCTAAGGAGTGATATGATCCGTTTCATTGTGGGTGTCATTCATCCAACTAATGAACTGCTTTGTTCTGACATCATTCCAAGATGGGCAGTAATAGGGTGGCTTTTAACAACTTGTACTTCTAATGTGGCTGCTTCAAATGCGAAATTGGCGCTCTTTTATGACTGGTTATTTTATGACCCTGAAAAAGACAACATAATGAACATAGAACCAGCAATCCTTGTGATGCATCACTCAATGAGATCACACCCAGCAGTTACCGCCACTTTACTAGATTTTTTATGTCGAATAATTCCCCATTTTTACCCACCATTTGCTGACAAAGTAAAACAAGGAATTTTTAGTTCCCTTCAGCAAATAATAGAAAAAAGGGTACTGCCTAATCTCCAGCCATTATTTGACTCTCCTAAACTGGACAGGGAATTGCGTACTACTGTTAGGGAGACGTTCAAAGAGTTCTGCAGTAATGGAAACGGGGAAGGCgcctcaggagcacgcgacgaTGGCAGCGAGGAGTTACCGCGAGAGCCTGACGAGCCGGCCTTCTCAGACGATGAAGAAGACGCACCGCCAATCATAGCTGAGGATACCGATGACGACGACTTACCACTGTCAGAAGTCCGCGCTCGCGAAAGGCCTGAATTAGCAGCTGCACTGCCGCTAAATCTACGCCCACTAGCAGAAACCCTTTTAGATGATCGCTCTGCTGCAGCGGCTACTGCCTTACTTAACGCATGTAGTACATCGATGCCGACCGCTACTGCCCTAGCAGACTTATTCACCGCCGCAGTACAAGAAGCGCCGGCTTTGCGGATTACCGCAAACCCCACACCAGCAGAATTAGACAATGCTGTAAATTCACCAATCTTCtcaatgtttaattttcttaaaaCTTCTGGTGAAGGAGCTGAAGCGAAACGGAAACTAATACTCGAGACATTCAAAGAAATTCGTACTCAAAACACTTTTCATGGAGTTGGATATtgccttttgttttatttaaaagtctGCTTTGAGCGTGACCGGCGCGCTGAACACGATGCAGGCAAAAGAAGAAACGTCAAATTTAAGTCTGAGCTTTACCGAGATTATTGTAGTTATTTGGAAGTAAAAATTGGTGATAATTTAGCAGACGATTTGGAGAAATGTCAAGAATGCGACGCCAACGTATTGGTTTGGTTAATACCCGATGTATACAGAGAGTTTAAAGATCAGGCACAAAACCATATTAAATTACTGCACGTAATTGTTTCAACAGTAGATGCAGGCCAGCTGCAGCGTCTTGTATGCTTaacattgcaaaacaatttgatgaTGTTCAAGTCAGACGATATCACGACAATGCTCTCTACCAGTCTTGGTTGGGAGACATTTGAACAGTATTGCCTGTGGCAGCTGTTGACTGCTCATGATATCTCACTTGAAGATGTCTTACCTATTATTCCCAAACTATCCTATAAGGATCATGCTGAAGCTTTAACATCAGTCCTGCTAATGTTGAAACAAGGCAAACCCAGTGCTGATGTTCTGAGACAACTATTCTGCAGGTCTGTCCAACAAGAGGACACCTTTGTGGTATCTACGTTATTATACTGGTGTCAGGATTATGAAGACAAAGTTGGAGACTTGGTGTCTGTTTTACTAAGCACGCGATACCCAGGCACTAGCCCTAATAAAAGAAAACGACCTGGAAAACACAGCATACCACCAAACGCTCCACCTTCTGCTGAATTG GTCCTTGGCCATTTAGAACAAATGAGAGTGAACTGCGTGGAGCAAGACGATATGTCGATCTTTAACATGGAATGTATGCAAAAATCGTTACAACTATCACAGTCGAATAGTAGCGATAGCTTAAGG agaCAATACAGTgaattatttttactagcttGGGAGGACGAATTGCCTATTTCGAGGCGTGCTAGAAAGTTAATTACGAATTCATTGCCGCTCGGCGCGAACTTGCACTCATCCAATGATGATAGTGAG GAGGAGGAAATCGTAAAGCCTAAACAAGCAAAACGGCGAAAGAAGGCAATATCCGACAGCGATTGA
- the rump gene encoding heterogeneous nuclear ribonucleoprotein rumpelstiltskin, which produces MENQRERERDRSRRGDRPSRFSDAPRDRSNDRERSEGKRLFVSNIPYEFRWTELKDLFKEKVGDVAYVELFNDENGKPRGCGVVEFSNTEAMKKALFVMHRYELNGRKLVLKEETGNERNRTNNSRQGGGGGGGGGGGGAGNRNTRDDKDGWGMMKPREPENFNTYGLSLEFLDSINVQPPLVKKVFVANLDYKADRAKIKEIFKMAGKVHNIDLATDKDGNSRGFAVIEYDHPVEAVQAISMFDKQMLHDRRMTVRMDRGVSDKSEFRLPEGLKGIGLGLGPNGEPLRDVARNLPQNSNTTNMNLTNPTTSLGTSVLGAVPTASVALNGLGAGLAANTLNTNNALGGGLGLQALGLTGLGALQNQLLQQGLTANDLATMLTAQAQVQAQAQAQAQAQVQAASVNTGLNLGNNDLSSSVLGTSSLGNNVLGGNNSLSSGPLSASNRQMVGVSVPGQGYGRDSGVQQSGREKPSDMVVITNLPPTVTWQLIREKFSECGDVKFAEMTAPDTAIVRFHKEWDAERAIKMFDRTRIDGRTIDVRFF; this is translated from the exons ATGGAAAACCAAAGAGAAAGAGAGCGTGATCGCTCAAGGCGCGGAGACAGGCCTTCGAGATTTTCAGACGCGCCGAGAGACCGCTCCAATGACCGCGAGCGATCTGAGGGAAAACGATTGTTTGTGTCCAATATTCCTTACGAGTTCCGGTGGACTGAACTTAAAGACTTATTTAAGGAAAAG gttGGGGATGTGGCTTATGTTGAGCTATTTAATGATGAAAATGGCAAACCTCGAGGCTGTGGGGTTGTTGAATTTTCAAATACTGAAGCCATGAAGAAAGCACTCTTTGTAATGCATAGATATGAGCTGAATGGTCGGAAGCTGGTCTTGAAAGAAGAAACAG GTAACGAAAGGAACAGAACTAACAATTCAAGgcaaggaggaggaggaggaggaggtgGTGGCGGTGGTGGTGCTGGCAATAGGAATACAAGGGATGATAAAGATGG GTGGGGTATGATGAAGCCCAGAGAGCCTGAGAATTTCAATACTTATGGTTTAAGTCTTGAGTTTCTTGATTCCATTAATGTTCAGCCACCACTGGTCAAGAAAGTTTTTGTTGCAaat CTTGATTATAAAGCAGATCGTGCCAAAATTAAGGagattttcaaaatggccggaAAAGTACATAACATTGATTTGGCCACTGATAAAGATGGAAACAGTAGGGGATTCGCCGTCATTGAATATGACCATCCAGTTGAGGCTGTGCAG GCTATATCCATGTTTGACAAACAGATGTTACATGACCGTAGGATGACAGTCCGTATGGACAGGGGAGTTTCTGATAAATCAGAATTTCGATTACCAGAAGGTTTGAAAGGCATTGGGCTTGGTTTGGGCCCCAACGGAGAGCCGCTTCGAGATGTAGCCAGGAATCTGCCTCAGAATTCCAACACTACAAACATGAACCTAACAAATCCGACGACGTCATTAGGCACTAGTGTTTTGGGCGCGGTGCCAACTGCCAGCGTCGCTTTAAACGGACTTGGCGCAGGCTTAGCAGCAAATACACTTAATACTAACAATGCCTTAGGTGGTGGCTTGGGATTACag GCATTAGGATTGACAGGGTTGGGTGCACTTCAAAACCAGCTTCTGCAACAAGGTTTGACTGCCAATGATCTGGCCACCATGCTGACTGCTCAGGCTCAAGTACAGGCCCAGGCACAGGCACAAGCACAAGCACAGGTGCAAGCGGCCAGTGTCAACACAGGCCTCAACCTAGGGAACAATGACCTGAGTTCAAGCGTTTTGGGGACTTCTTCTCTCGGCAATAATGTTTTGGGAGGCAATAATTCATTAAGCAGTGGACCACTTTCAG CTTCAAACAGACAAATGGTTGGTGTATCAGTCCCTGGACAAGGGTATGGTCGTGACTCTGGCGTTCAACAGAGTGGAAGGGAAAAACCATCTGACATGGTTGTCATTACTAAT cttCCACCAACAGTAACTTGGCAGTTGATACGTGAAAAGTTCAGCGAATGTGGAGACGTTAAGTTCGCTGAAATGACCGCACCCGACACTGCTATCGTGCGCTTCCATAAGGAGTGGGATGCCGAAAGAGCTATCA AAATGTTCGACAGGACTCGAATTGATGGCAGGACTATTGATGTTCGTTTCTTCTGA